Proteins encoded in a region of the Anopheles aquasalis chromosome 2, idAnoAquaMG_Q_19, whole genome shotgun sequence genome:
- the LOC126570022 gene encoding post-GPI attachment to proteins factor 2-like — MLPQYERLREPLLAGDPLGAGATEPGMRRSTVRIRFGKLAVTTAMLPVLGFLFCVVWSLMYNFVQANATHCMVYNFLPSLSAAIGNYQPQRFVWQFSVLLHAPPRYAIAFLYKNHHLSLLARKHRKEWAYLACILNIVELSSLVGLSLWTSSSSYEIHKFCFSAFIVCSIAYMGLVVHINRLSRIDEMLTLAERKSFRYKRRLMWVNLLSILLAVYFFLRHNQYCEPYVYSLFALSEYVFVYSNIGFHMTAYWDFIHANMYFHWRTGLHFSSV; from the exons ATGCTACCACAGTACGAACGACTCCGGGAGCCGTTACTGGCAGGCGATCCCCTCGGAGCAGGTGCCACAGAGCCGGGGATGCGCAGAAGTACCGTCCGTATTCGGTTCGGTAAGCTGGCCGTTACGACGGCCATGCTACCGGTGCTAGGGTTCCTGTTCTGTGTCGTCTGGTCGCTGATGTACAACTTTGTGCAGGCAAACGCAACGCACTGCATGGTGTACAACTTCCTGCCATCGTTGTCGGCCGCCATCGGCAACTATCAGCCACAGCGGTTCGTGTGGCAGTTCTCCGTTCTGCTGCATGCCCCACCCCGGTATGCGATCGCATTCCTCTACAAGAACCATCACCTATCGTTGCTGGCCCGCAAGCACCGCAAAGAGTGGGCCTACCTGGCCTGTATCCTCAACATCGTTGAGCTCAGTTCACTGGTCGGTTTAAGCCTGTGgacttccagttccagctaCG agATACACAAATTTTGTTTCAGTGCCTTCATCGTCTGCTCCATCGCCTATATGGGGCTGGTCGTGCACATCAATCGATTGTCGCGGATCGACGAAATGCTGACACTGGCCGAACGGAAATCCTTTCGCTACAAGCGACGACTGATGTGGGTGAACTTGCTGTCGATTCTGCTGGCCGTGTACTTCTTCCTGCGACACAACCAGTACTGCGAACCGTACGTCTACTCCCTCTTTGCGCTGAGCGAGTACGTGTTCGTGTACTCCAACATTGGCTTCCACATGACGGCCTACTGGGACTTTATCCATGCGAACATGTACTTCCACTGGCGGACCGGTCTTCATTTCAGTTCCGtttag
- the LOC126570020 gene encoding L-2-hydroxyglutarate dehydrogenase, mitochondrial, with amino-acid sequence MLLSSSRILPRAVCNLATRAYSGDTNRNYDIVVVGGGIVGTASAREILLRHPTLRIAIVEKEHKLAFHQSGHNSGVVHAGIYYKPGSLKAKLCVEGLHLSYKYFDEKQVPYKKVGKLIVATNQTEVERLNDLYQRSLANNVPGVELVDAAKIKEIEPYCKGVKAIWSPNTGIVDWGLVTQYYSRDFKAAGGDVYVNFKVSKFAEAPDNLDYPIVVRSEKGDEIRARNILTCGGLQSDKLAEMTGCASVPKIVPFRGEYLLLNPDKCHMVRGNIYPVPDPRFPFLGVHFTPRMDGSVWLGPNAVLAFRREGYKWSDINVPELIDALRFPGLIKMASKFIGAGIMEIARSAIIPLQVRELQKFIPDIHEYDVRRGPAGVRAQALDNAGNLVDDFVFDHGKGGSALSKNILHCRNAPSPGATSSLSIAKMIADKIEDEFHIAKA; translated from the exons ATGTTGCTATCCAGCAGCAGAATTCTACCTCGGGCCGTGTGCAATCTAGCCACCCGTGCGTATTCGGGTGACACAAATAG AAACTATGACATCgtcgtggtgggtggtgggatcgTGGGGACGGCCTCCGCCCGCGAAATTCTGCTTCGCCATCCAACGCTTCGAATTGCGATCGTGGAAAAGGAACACAAGCTGGCATTTCACCAGAGTGGCCACAACAGTGGTGTAGTACATGCGGGCATTTACTACAAACCGGGGTCACTGAAAGCGAAGCTGTGCGTCGAAGGATTGCACCTTAGCTACAAGTACTTTGATGAGAAGCAGGTACCCTACAAGAAGGTTGGCAAACTGATCGTGGCCACGAATCAGACCGAGGTGGAGCGACTGAAT GACCTTTATCAGCGTTCGTTGGCCAACAATGTCCCCGGAGTGGAGCTGGTCGATGCGGCGAAGATTAAGGAGATCGAACCGTACTGCAAAGGGGTGAAGGCCATCTGGTCCCCGAACACGGGCATCGTCGATTGGGGCCTGGTAACGCAGTACTATTCGCGTGACTTCAAGGCCGCCGGTGGCGATGTGTATGTGAACTTTAAGGTGAGCAAGTTCGCCGAAGCACCGGACAATCTGGACTATCCGATTGTGGTGCGCAGCGAGAAGGGGGACGAGATACGAGCCCGCAACATCCTGACCTGCGGTGGGTTGCAGTCGGACAAACTGGCCGAAATGACGGGCTGTGCGTCGGTGCCGAAGATTGTGCCATTCCGGGGCGAATATCTGCTGCTCAACCCGGACAAGTGCCACATGGTGCGGGGCAACATTTATCCGGTGCCGGATCCACGGTTTCCTTTTCTCGGGGTCCATTTTACTCCCCGGATGGACGGTAGTGTGTGGCTTGGGCCGAATGCGGTGCTAGCGTTCCGCCGAGAGGGTTACAAGTGGTCCGACATCAACGTGCCGGAGCTGATTGATGCGCTCCGCTTTCCGGGACTGATCAAGATGGCTTCCAAGTTCATCGGTGCCGGTATCATGGAGATTGCCCGGTCCGCCATCATACCGCTGCAGGTGCGCGAGCTACAGAAATTCATCCCGGACATTCACGAGTATGACGTGCGGCGTGGACCGGCCGGTGTGAGGGCCCAGGCACTGGACAACGCCGGCAATCTGGTGGACGATTTTGTGTTCGATCACGGCAAAGGTGGCTCTGCACTCTCCAAAAACATTCTGCACTGCCGCAACGCACCGTCGCCCGGGGCAACGAGTTCGCTTTCCATCGCCAAGATGATTGCCGACAAAATTGAGGACGAGTTTCACATCGCCAAGGCTTAG
- the LOC126570024 gene encoding bacchus, translated as MSSADKNSEVEVENVAAAEEKAETKEVKGVKRPAEEKTPETKKVKKDENGAGEEEEDVEDECEELEGEDEEYDLPYGDEEDIEAEDEEDEECDEVEGEEDDEDA; from the exons ATGAGCTCAGCGGACAAAAACAGTGAAGTTGAGGTGGAGAACGTTGCCGCCGCCGAGGAGAAAGCAGAGACCAAGGAGGTGAAAGGAGTCAAGCGGCCCGCCGAA GAAAAGACTccggaaacaaaaaaagtgaagaagGACGAGAACGGTgccggagaggaggaggaagatgtgGAAGATGAGTGTGAGGAGCTAGAGGGTGAAGATGAGGAATATGACCTTCCCTACGGCGATGAGGAAGACATCGAGGCAGAAG ATGAGGAAGATGAGGAATGTGATGAAGTGGAAGgtgaggaggacgacgaagatgcGTAA
- the LOC126577848 gene encoding protein spaetzle 4, with amino-acid sequence MEIHRMLRPHNKQIWRLLVHVVMLCFLMFGPVATESYGYDSASSCDPTRASRRGRSQLLKTIPCDLSVQAYCNLPGSAYPWHAVRRFVHENQGLMRRMYGDVRHISVLKEEFENNEIDIDDIDRAAERYSQRPLDGKRRADGAKRMKYLRPSTASHYAETGGAHYLRDKNNEILYNEPHFRPAQQKTTSTTTTATTTTTTTTGTPATTTTTTTKPAMTTTTTTARSTASYTTGESPPPLSNLTTTEPNASSTERSVPLVTEDKQSSSDSHRQTSTVTPSSTISTSEKALDTKDVLIKTVDRLPTNMTTYSKEDPPSPLTSPESREPEAEKISSTLRLAVTAIKSPLVELKLADATTESDASTVLESTIVTNPNDRQVVDLTDGSGKFDGEGLGVVAIEASSKNAADTTVQPDLESSTTTTQQQHQQQQQQQKIRFESIKPHTAASAKKPVAEGQLFQDTAQKETPALNMRGVNACPVKEEVVAPFWANNTRGEVLALLNLYPFEQYVHWEKCTHELKQMYCREGCRCEQQYRLHRLLAYDPHNECRGIFSDWFRFPSCCICKCYDMPFDVRVTSRSPRSLTKESIEQIEGDLQNAIYEHATDEWYRPKDTEDEDHE; translated from the exons ATGGAGATCCACCGCATGCTACGACCACATAAC aAGCAAATATGGAGGTTGCTGGTGCATGTCGTTATGCTTTGCTTCTTGATGTTTGGCCCGGTGGCAACCGAAAGTTACGGATACGATTCTGCTTCATCGTGTGATCCGACGAGAGCGTCACGCCGGGGACGCTCGCAATTGCTCAAGACCATCCCGTGTGATCTGAGTGTCCAGGCGTACTGTAACCTGCCCGGATCTGCCTATCCCTGGCATGCGGTGCGCCGGTTTGTGCACGAAAACCAGGGCCTGATGCGCCGGATGTACGGTGACGTGCGCCATATCTCCGTGCTGAAGGAGGAATTCGAAAACAACGAGATCGACATCGATGACATCGATCGTGCGGCCGAACGGTACTCGCAGCGTCCACTAGACGGCAAGCGGCGGGCGGACGGAGCCAAACGGATGAAATATCTTCGACCATCTACTGCTTCCCACTACGCCGAAACCGGAGGGGCACACTATCTGCGTGACAAAAACAACGAGATCTTGTACAACGAGCCACACTTCCGGCCAGCTCAACAGAAGACCACCTctacaacgacgacagcaacaacgacgacgacgacgacaactgggacaccagcaacgacaacgacaaccaccacgaaaccggcaatgacgacgacgacgacgaccgcaaGGAGTACGGCCTCTTACACAACCGgtgaatcaccaccaccgctgagcAATCTGACCACCACTGAGCCAAATGCTTCTTCAACGGAGCGATCTGTTCCACTGGTAACTGAAGACAAACAATCTTCAAGTGATAGTCATAGACAGACCAGTACTGTGACTCCTTCCAGCACTATCTCAACTTCAGAGAAAGCGCTTGATACTAAAGATGTCCTTATCAAAACTGTCGACCGTCTGCCAACCAACATGACCACTTATTCTAAGGAAGATCCTCCGTCTCCACTGACCTCTCCCGAGTCTAGAGAACCGGAAGCGGAGAAAATATCGTCGACACTGCGGTTGGCTGTTACGGCGATCAAGTCACCGTTAGTGGAGCTCAAGCTTGCTGATGCCACTACCGAAAGCGACGCAAGCACCGTACTGGAGTCCACCATCGTAACTAATCCAAATGATCGCCAGGTTGTGGATCTCACGGATGGTTCGGGAAAGTTTGATGGAGAAGGATTGGGAGTGGTTGCCATTGAGGCCAGCAGTAAGAATGCAGCCGATACAACGGTTCAACCGGATCTAGAGAGTAGCACTACGactacacagcagcagcaccagcagcagcagcagcagcagaagattcGTTTCGAAAGCATTAAGCCACATACTGCTGCCTCAGCCAAGAAGCCAGTTGCCGAGGGCCAACTGTTCCAGGACACGGCTCAAAAGGAAACCCCAGCGCTGAATATGCGTGGAGT TAATGCATGCCCGGTAAAGGAGGAAGTGGTGGCACCGTTCTGGGCCAATAACACCCGTGGCGAGGTCCTGGCTTTGCTCAATCTGTATCCCTTTGAGCAGTACGTTCACTGGGAAAAGTGTACGCACGAGTTGAAGCAGATGTACTGCCGGGAAGGATGCCGGTGCGAGCAGCAGTATCGTCTGCACCGATTGTTGGCCTACGATCCGCACAACGAGTGTCGTGGGATCTTCTCCGActggttccggtttccgtcGTGTTGCATCTGCAAATGCTACGATATGCCGTTCGATGTTCGCGTCACCTCCCGTAGCCCTCGATCGCTAACGAaggaatcgatcgagcagatcgagGGTGATCTACAGAATGCCATCTACGAGCACGCCACCGATGAGTGGTATCGACCGAAGGAtaccgaggacgaggatcaCGAGTAA
- the LOC126569307 gene encoding disks large homolog 5 — protein sequence MASSENNSDDGGGGGHNVFSGFSSSNGSAGPEYEQLMQFEYLKTKYRDVLSQLKTVSSEKQRLEHDLQLLKKELDGKGDFFNSTFHEYSALKQKYDALRLRYDDIAKDPAHYVKLCEELKKERNKYKELLKATEHELETVLSERGSVLKENQKLYDKNEALEREVQGKLKECAGLKEKIELLKTHQEYQQLSNESSWSKELSESKDKFGIVSENLESANQEIERLKKALDKAKAEIAKAIHDTEVAKQRRDWAISEREKIVQERDSVRNLCDEIRKERDTATSKLLAAIRDKDDAHKKIELLSDQLEQLIRDSINNNNSGSTGSAHGQLNTAVTGVNGGTPTTPNASMASVNNGGSSQRNSHYSSFSSIYNLESLQQYDVEVVEIDTSPLLSNPSDWGLTISGDLDHHSYSSDHSNSKNLCGPYVAAVEHDSIFAGKLKPNDIICQINNHDCSTFSRRMIYGTIRGSVPQCIITVKRPTKRLLPVQIPFTSTNRNHGLCLELGLYIAKLEPNSIAAKDGRLAVGDRILSINNKPMESIKNINDVHAYINDMRNSSLNLIVIKDMRESPSYASFYQPRLKHHIRNTTSCTQTDNSLSTFGSQPNNTMTPNSRSVDASPSTMMNRLSLEFDNNNHFLPSAMPSYHGPSPSTPNSVAASTPSSTKSASKLTEFIQKIKDKMAISNHSKEAGGGGGGASGGSQENDAIAALDSVLYSDEQGRDGKRTKRRSKADSSAHHQADIPRGTWPRVNMTIPFTETHPGTIVHRPKKERPRLTIPSSGAGLDVDNNNYFSGALNEANTIPTNFHPIGGSGSGNANPTTPQMALPPKGIPQTGTFPSSNSSKRNSNPVMPLDINRLLASKYGDPTAGIAASAASGSGGGSGSGNGGGMPTNTGAMTLGMHSRGGLGGLSVGGKSNSGAFPRSSTYEDRHHMMVDGGGGGGGGLNLNNHRFSLNLSAMSKQLQQHQQENSLDFMPIPSSASQKSNHSIDSSTAMLPLSKSPPGAYYPGATTMAGGGGLMMGGSSSKDHRGGTSGGDFFMPAKISKSLSKYSSDAESIDTEVISLGMGSLPSGVTTNSGSGVPPMLKGGGTGNIQSGGASLLVGGSSSKTNTLPLAHMRKQSMGTGGGGSNRTSTGHHLHGSGGATAGYGATIPGSYPHPFNMRNSSTSSSSSNHQANTIGVPEALMPHPGVSSGRAVGPGPPLISHHTHGVSMDYSYRYSQSKEDVPIAGYGGGYEGGTFPRNKSSSHQQQSAGGGFRIPSNQSVTSRGSGIKISNGSIDCSSSERASPIPTFEVQVLKTGHVPSTVGGGGGGGGSGSGVGSGSSNKRNSMQEYGVQSKPNVGALRLVLIDKSEMSLGIKIFCRRNGGGVFVSNVGENSLASKVGLHIGDQLLEVCGINLRKATYELAAHVLRQCGNSITMLVLYNPVVYNNLTTSEDNLARSGSPTPQNSPRTMGRTILSAVNTATVNAIAGDRMNSAPKTTLEERKEFSDSLEHQPQLHHDDGPIAGPNAGMFKEQPREIYIETRKTSNLGITLVGGNANGIFVHGVQKDSIADQAGLLVGDQILEFNGTDMRRSTAEHAALEIAKPADHVKVLVLYNIQKFNQIKDKPGDALYIRVGFDRNCDQGESELPFAKDEVLFVDNTMFGGIPGKWRAWKLDEYGHKRQCGIIPNKLKVEEELRLLGDPGDVDTTARRGSTSARRSFFKRIKPQRSSSRDSKELASFSNTHLSLYLDSSSLDDGLSSYQRVERLEYTYRPVIILGPLSEFVIDKLCVDFPEDFAVLQESQKKCGKEEMELALQNNTIADYKLRNNGVFEYTSMQAVRDNKQCHCILNVSMAAVERLQRAQIYPIVLLLRFKSAKQIKEIKDSRYSTDKISAKAAKEMYEHTLKMESEYRQFISVVISGVNITHMCTQIKAAVDSEQKKILWVSIPSPL from the exons ATGGCTTCTAGCGAAAACAACAGCgacgatggaggaggaggag GACACAATGTGTTCTCGGGCTTTTCCAGCTCCAACGGAAGTGCTGGGCCGGAGTACGAGCAGCTGATGCAGTTCGAGTACCTGAAAACAAAGTACCGAGATGTGCTGTCACAGCTGAAAACGGTCTCGAGTGAAAAGCAGCGGCTGGAGCACGATCTTCAATTGCTAAAGAAGGAGCTGGATGGAAAGGGAGACTTTTTCAACAGTACTTTCCACGAGTACAGCGCATTGAAGCAAAAGTATGATGCCCTGAGACTGCGGTACGATGACATCGCGAAGGACCCCGCACACTACGTGAAGCTGTGTGAAGAGCTGAAGAAGGAGCGCAACAAgtacaaggagctgctgaaggcgACGGAACATGAGCTGGAGACGGTGCTTTCGGAGCGTGGTAGCGTGCTGAAGGAGAACCAGAAGCTGTACGATAAGAATGAAGCACTCGAGCGGGAGGTACAGGGAAAGTTGAAGGAATGTGCTGggctgaaggagaagatcgAGCTACTCAAAACGCACCAGGAGTATCAGCAGCTATCGAACGAGAGCAGCTGGAGCAAGGAGCTGTCGGAGAGCAAAGACAAGTTCGGGATCGTCTCCGAGAATCTGGAATCGGCGAACCAGGAAATTGAACGGCTAAAGAAGGCTCTCGATAAGGCGAAAGCAGAAATTGCGAAAGCGATACACGATACGGAGGTTGCCAAGCAGCGCCGTGATTGGGCGATCTCGGAGCGAGAAAAGATCGTTCAGGAGCGGGACAGCGTGCGCAATCTGTGTGATGAGATACGCAAGGAGCGGGACACGGCCACATCGAAGCTGCTGGCGGCGATACGGGACAAGGATGATGCGCACAAGAAGATCGAGCTGCTAAGCGATCAGCTGGAGCAATTGATCCGCGATAGCATCAATAACAATAACAGCGGTAGCACTGGTTCGGCTCATGGGCAGCTAAACACGGCAGTCACCGGGGTAAATGGCGGTACACCAACGACACCGAACGCATCGATGGCCTCGGTGAACAACGGTGGAAGCAGCCAGCGTAATTCGCACTACAGTAGCTTCAGCTCGATCTACAATCTCGAATCGTTGCAGCAGTACGATGTGGAAGTAGTCGAAATTGACACTTCACCGTTGCTAAGCAACCCGTCGGACTGGGGGTTGACCATCAGTGGTGACTTGGATCATCACAGTTACAGCAGCGACCACAGCAATTCGAAGAACTTGTGCGGCCCGTACGTGGCGGCCGTGGAGCATGATTCCATTTTCGCCGGTAAACTGAAGCCGAACGATATCATCTGCCAGATCAACAACCACGATTGTAGTACGTTTTCGCGCCGCATGATCTACGGTACCATACGAGGCAGTGTACCGCAGTGCATCATCACGGTGAAGCGTCCGACGAAGAGGCTACTACCGGTACAGATCCCATTCACGAGCACGAATCGTAACCATGGGCTGTGCTTAGAGCTTGGGCTGTATATAGCCAAACTAGAGCCAAACTCTATCGCGGCTAAGGATGGTCGGTTGGCGGTCGGTGATCGGATTCTgtccatcaacaacaaacccatGGAGAGCATCAAGAACATCAACGATGTGCACGCGTATATCAATGATATGCGTAACAGCAGTTTGAACTTGATCGTGATCAAAGATATGAGGGAGAGCCCCAGCTATGCGAGCTTCTACCAGCCACGGCTAAAGCATCACATCCGGAACACGACCAGCTGCACTCAGACGGACAATTCGTTGTCCACGTTCGGCAGTCAACCGAACAACACGATGACACCGAACTCGCGTAGTGTCGATGCGAGCCCCAGCACAATGATGAACCGATTGAGCCTTGAGTTTGATAACAACAATCACTTCCTACCATCGGCAATGCCTTCGTACCATGGACCTTCACCCAGTACACCGAATTCGGTGGCCGCTAGTACACCCTCGTCCACCAAATCGGCCTCGAAGCTAACGGAGTTTATTCAAAAAATTAAGGACAAAATGGCAATCAGCAATCATAGCAAGGAAGCTggcggcggaggtggtggagcgTCCGGTGGTAGCCAGGAGAACGATGCGATCGCGGCCCTCGATTCGGTGCTGTACAGTGACGAGCAGGGTCGCGATGGTAAGCGTACGAAACGGCGCAGCAAGGCGGACAGCAGTGCACACCATCAAGCCGACATACCGCGTGGTACGTGGCCGCGCGTTAACATGACGATCCCGTTCACCGAAACCCACCCGGGAACGATCGTGCATCGGCCAAAGAAGGAACGACCCCGGTTAACGATTCCTAGTTCCGGCGCAGGTTTGGATGtggacaacaacaactacttcTCCGGAGCACtgaacgaagcgaacacaATACCGACCAACTTCCATCCGATcggtggaagtggaagcggAAACGCTAACCCAACCACCCCGCAGATGGCCCTTCCTCCCAAGGGTATTCCACAGACTGGCACATTTCCGAGCTCGAACTCGAGCAAACGCAACTCCAATCCCGTCATGCCGCTCGACATCAATCGTCTGTTGGCTTCCAAGTATGGTGATCCCACGGCAGGCATTGCTGCTAGTGCAGCGAGCGGTAGTGGCGGCggaagcggcagcggcaacggcggaGGTATGCCAACCAACACAGGAGCGATGACGCTCGGGATGCACTCCAGAGGAGGACTCGGTGGTCTGAGCGTTGGTGGGAAGTCAAACAGCGGCGCCTTCCCTCGATCTTCGACGTATGAGGATCGCCATCACatgatggtcgatggtggcggtggtggtgggggtggtttgAATCTGAACAATCATCGTTTCAGCTTAAACCTGTCCGCAATGAGCAAGCAActacagcaacatcagcaggaGAACTCGCTCGATTTTATGCCCATCCCATCATCGGCTTCCCAGAAGAGTaaccattcgatcgattcatCCACCGCCATGCTGCCACTGTCAAAGAGTCCCCCAGGGGCGTATTATCCtggagcgacgacgatggccggtggtggtggactgaTGATGGGAGGATCATCGTCGAAGGATCATCGTGGAGGAACCAGTGGCGGAGACTTTTTTATGCCGGCCAAGATTTCCAAATCCCTCTCAAAGTATTCGAGCGATGCCGAGAGCATTGATACGGAGGTCATCTCGCTTGGAATGGGATCGCTCCCTTCGGGAGTGACAACAAACAGCGGCAGTGGTGTTCCGCCTATGCTGAAGGGAGGAGGAACAGGCAACATTCAAAGTGGCGGTGCTAGCCTATTGGTGGGGGGAAGctcgagcaaaacaaataccCTACCATTGGCCCACATGAGAAAGCAATCGATGGGTACGGGTGGTGGAGGATCAAATCGCACGAGTACTGGACATCATCTGCACGGTAGCGGCGGTGCCACGGCCGGGTACGGAGCAACGATTCCCGGTTCCTATCCGCATCCGTTCAACATGCGTaacagcagtaccagcagcagcagcagcaatcatcaAGCAAACACGATCGGTGTACCGGAGGCATTGATGCCACATCCTGGTGTGAGCAGTGGTAGAGCGGTAGGACCCGGACCTCCACTAATCAGTCACCATACGCACGGTGTCTCGATGGATTACTCCTATCGCTACAGTCAATCGAAGGAAGATGTACCGATTGccgggtacggtggtggttaCGAGGGAGGAACCTTTCCGCGtaacaaaagcagcagccatcAACAGCAATCAGCAGGCGGTGGATTCCGGATTCCATCGAATCAAAGCGTAACGAGTCGCGGCAGTGGCATCAAGATAAGTAACGGATCGATTGATTGCAGCAGCTCGGAAAGGGCTTCACCGATTCCGACGTTTGAGGTGCAGGTTCTCAAAACGGGCCACGTTCCGTCtactgtcggtggtggtggtggtggtggtggcagtggctcGGGTGTTGGATCAGGCTCATCGAACAAACGGAACTCTATGCAGGAGTACGGAGTACAATCGAAACCGAACGTCGGTGCGCTGCGACTGGTTTTGATCGACAAAAGCGAAATGTCGCTCGGTATTAAGATTTTCTGCCGTCGTAATGGTGGTGGGGTGTTTGTGTCAAACGTCGGCGAAAACAGTTTGGCAAGTAAGGTCGGGCTACACATCGGAGACCAATTGTTGGAGGTGTGCGGTATTAATTTGCGCAAGGCAACGTACGAACTGGCCGCGCACGTACTTCGCCAGTGCGGTAACTCGATCACCATGCTCGTGCTCTACAATCCGGTCGTGTACAACAATCTGACGACGAGCGAGGACAACCTGGCACGCTCCGGATCACCGACGCCACAGAACTCACCACGAACGATGGGCCGGACGATCCTGTCGGCCGTTAACACGGCAACCGTTAATGCGATAGCCGGTGATCGTATGAATTCGGCGCCGAAAACGACGCTCGAGGAACGCAAAGAGTTTAGCGACAGCCTGGAGCATCAGCCACAGTTGCACCATGACGATGGGCCCATTGCCGGGCCGAATGCCGGCATGTTTAAGGAACAACCGCGTGAAATCTATATCGAAACACGCAAAACGTCAAACCTCGGCATTACGCTGGTCGGTGGCAATGCCAACGGGATCTTTGTGCACGGCGTCCAGAAGGACTCGATCGCCGATCAGGCCGGTCTACTGGTGGGCGATCAGATACTGGAGTTCAATGGTACCGATATGCGCCGATCGACGGCAGAACATGCGGCCCTCGAGATAGCTAAACCGGCTGATCATGTGAAGGTGCTCGTACTGTACAACATACAGA aattcaatcaaatcaaagacAAACCCGGTGATGCACTGTACATTCGCGTCGGTTTCGATCGTAACTGCGATCAGGGTGAATCGGAGCTACCGTTTGCCAAGGATGAGGTGCTGTTTGTCGATAATACAATGTTCGGGGGTATTCCGGGCAAGTGGCGTGCCTGGAAGCTAGACGAGTACGGTCACAAGCGCCAGTGTGGCATTATTCCGAACAAGCTAAA GGTGGAGGAAGAACTTCGGCTGCTCGGTGATCCGGGAGATGTTGATACAACCGCACGTCGTGGATCCACTTCAGCGCGTCGATCGTTTTTCAAGCGAATCAAACCCCAACGCAGCTCATCCCGAGACTCCAAGGAGCTGGCTAGCTTTAGCAACACACATCTGAGCCTTTATCTCGACTCGAGCTCGCTAGACGACGGTTTGAGTAGTTATCAACGGGTAGAGCGGCTGGAAT ATACGTACCGACCGGTCATAATTTTGGGCCCACTGTCCGAGTTTGTTATCGATAAGCTGTGCGTGGATTTCCCAGAAGACTTTGCCGTGCTGCAGGAGAGCCAGAAAAAGTGCGGCAAGGAAGAGATGGAGCTAGCGCTGCAGAACAATACAATCGCGGATTACAAGCTTCGCAACAATGGAGTATTTGAGTATACGAGCATGCAAGCGGTGCGCGACAATAAG CAATGCCATTGTATACTGAACGTGAGCATGGCAGCGGTGGAACGGTTGCAACGGGCCCAAATTTATCCGATCGTGTTGCTGCTCCGTTTCAAATCTGCCAAGCAGATCAAGGAGATCAAAGACTCGCGCTACTCGACTGACAAAATCTCTGCCAAGGCGGCAAAGGAAATGTACGAGCATACGCTCAAGATGGAATCTGAGTACCGACAGTTTATCTCCG TTGTCATATCGGGCGTGAATATCACGCATATGTGCACCCAGATTAAGGCCGCGGTTGATAGtgaacaaaagaaaattctCTGGGTATCTATCCCATCGCCCTTGTGA
- the LOC126581370 gene encoding F-actin-capping protein subunit beta, whose amino-acid sequence MTEQQMDCALDLMRRLPPQQIEKNLIDLIDLAPALCEDLLTSVDQPLKIAKDKETGKDYLLCDYNRDGDSYRSPWSNTYDPPLEDGSMPSERLRKLEIEANHAFDQYREMYYEGGVSSAYLWDLDHGFAGVILIKKAGEGNQKTKGCWDSIHVVEVQEKSSGRTAHYKLTSTAMLWLQTTKQASGTINLGGSLTRQIEQDAPVSESSPHIANIGRIVEDMENKIRNTLNEIYFGKTKDIVNGLRSIQSLSDANQQATMKHDLAAALLRRTGKSEN is encoded by the exons ATG ACGGAACAACAGATGGACTGCGCCTTAGATCTGATGCGGCGTCTGCCACCCCAACAGATCGAAAAGAACCTGATCGATCTGATCGATCTGGCGCCCGCCCTGTGCGAGGATCTGCTGACGTCCGTAGATCAACCGCTGAAGATCGCCAAGGATAAGGAAACTGGCAAGGATTACTTGCTGTGCGATTACAACCGCGACGGCGACTCGTACCGTTCGCCCTGGTCCAACACGTACGACCCACCGCTGGAGGACGGTTCGATGCCTTCGGAACGGTTGCGCAAGCTGGAGATTGAAGCGAACCATGCCTTTGATCAGTACCGCGAGATGTATTACGAAGGTGGCGTATCGTCCGCCTACCTGTGGGACTTGGACCACGGTTTCGCGGGAGTGATCCTGATCAAAAAGGCGGGTGAAGGCAACCAGAAAACCAAAGGCTGCTGGGATTCGATTCACGTCGTCGAGGTACAGGAGAAGAGCTCGGGCCGAACGGCACACTACAAGCTTACATCGACGGCCATGCTATGGCtgcaaaccaccaaacaggCTTCCGGTACGATCAACCTCGGTGGAAGTCTCACTAGACAG ATTGAACAGGATGCCCCCGTCAGTGAATCCAGCCCACACATTGCCAATATTGGGCGCATCGTAGAGGACATGGAGAACAAAATTAGGAACACGCTGAACGAAATTTACTTCGGTAAAACGAAGGACATTGTTAACGGGCTGCGAAGTATTCAATCACTGTCCGATGCGAACCAGCAGGCTACCATGAAGCACGACCTAGCGGCGGCACTGCTTCGCCGGACCGGCAAAAGTGAGAACTGA